The nucleotide sequence CTGCTGGTGTTCCGTACAAACACCGCCTATGACCGCTGGTGGGAAGGTCGAAAGCTCTGGGGCGCTTTGGTCAACAACAGCCGGAACCTGTCTCTGAAACTGCATCAGTTGCTCGGCCCGGATCAAACCGAGGCCCGGCTGTTCTTTCAGGCTATGATTCCCAACTTTGCCTTCGCCCTAAAAAATCATCTGCGACACCTGCCCATTGAGGACGAGTTTCAGCCGACGCCCTCGTTTGTTCTGGCGCACCTGCAGCCCAATGAACACGTACCACAGCAGATTGCCATGGCTATTTTCGGCAGGATCAACGAAGCCCAGCGCCAGGGCCTATTCCTACCCGAACACGTGTTAGTGGTTAACCCGGAGGTGCAATCCCTGATGGACATCTGCGGAGCCTGCGAGCGCATCCGGAACACCCCTATCCCCTATTCGTATAGCTCGTTCATTAAAAAGTTTATTTTCATCTACTGCCTGACGTTACCGCTCGGCTACGTCTCGAACCTGCACTATCTCGTCATTCCATTCGTTGTATTCGTCTTTTACGTGCTGGCCAGTCTAGAAATCATTGCCGAAGAAATTGAGAACCCCTTCGGCGAGGATGCCAACGACCTGCCCATCGATTCAATCTGTAAAGGCATCCGAACAACCGTTTCGCAAACGTTTAAACCGTCGGTCGTAGCGGAACAGTCTCTATAGACGCCGGGCAAAGCAACCAGGCCAAGTCTGCCCATCCATAAGAAAGCCGGGCGCAGTAAATACGCCCGGCTTTTCAATAATATCTCAATACCTGTCAATTCAGTTTCTTCTCCCACTCTTCAACTTCCAGCATGGCGGTCTCCCATTCATTTTGAAGCTGATCGATCTGGACCATTACGCGACGGTATTCATCGTTTTTGGCCTGCATCAGTTTATCATCACCGTAGGTAGCCGGATCGGCCAGTTCGGCCTCAAGCCGTTTTTTCCGTTCTTCAAGCTGACCAATCTTCGTTTCGGATTCTTCCGCCTGCTGGGTTAGTTTCTTCAGAGTTCGCTGCCATTCTTTCCGCTCCTCATCGGTTGATTGGGGCTTAGGGCCGGGGGCCTGGGGTTTGGGCGTCTCCCGCAGTTGTTCATTGCTCTGCGTCGCAGGGCCTGTCCCCTCCGCTTTCCGCTCTTCCATCCACCACTCATACTCATCGTAGGTACCGGGGTATTCTTTAATCTGCTCGTCTTCGATATACCAGATCTTGTTGGCAATCTGCGACACGAAGTAGCGGTCGTGAGAAACCACCACGTACGTGCCTTCATACTGTTCCAGCGCCTGGATCAGGATGTTGACCGACTGCATATCCAGGTGGTTGGTCGGCTCGTCAAGCAGCAGGAAATTGGCTTGTGACAACAACACCTTTGCCAGCGCTACCCGCGACTTTTCGCCCCCGGACAAAACCTTAATTTTCTTGAAGACCTCATCATTGGAGAACAGAAAGCAGCCCAGAACCCCCCGCAGTTCGCCTTCAGTCTTGGTTGGGTTAGCATGTTTCAATTCGTCCAGCAACGTATCCTCTACGCTCAGCGACTCCAGCTGGTGCTGGGCGTAGAAGCTGAACGAAACATTATGACCCAACTGCCGACGTCCTTCATTGACCGGTTCCGAACCTGAAATGATGCGCAGCAGCGTCGATTTACCGCGACCGTTGGCACCAATCAAGGCAACTTTATCGCCCCGTTCGAGCCGGATATCGGCACGGGTCAGAATCCGCTTCGGACCGTACGCTTTCGTAATATCATCCAGATGCAGGATATGCCGACCGGGCTGGGTAGAGAACTGGAATTTGAAGTTCACCCGCGCCGACTCGTCAATTACGTCATCAATGCGATCCATGCGGGCCAGTTGTTTTACCCGGCTCTGCGCCTGCTTGGCTTTGGTCGCCTGGGCTTTGAACCGTTCGATGAAGCGCTCGGTCTGCCGGATTTTAGCCTGCTGGTTTTCGTAGGCGCCTTTCTGAATTTCGTTACGTAGAGCTTTCTCTTCCAGGTAGAACGAGTAGTTGCCCGCGTAATAATTCAACTTGGCATTAGCGACCTCCACCGTTACGTCAATGACGTTATCCAGGAACTCCCGGTCGTGCGAGACAACGATAACGGCTCCTTCATACGTCTGAATATATTTTTCAACCCACTGAATCGACGGAAGGTCAAGGTGGTTGGTTGGCTCATCGAGCATCAGCAGAGAGGGCTTCTGCAAGAGCAGCTTAGCGAGCATAACGCGCATCCGCCAGCCCCCCGAAAACTGCCGGAGCGGCTTTTGCAGATCATCGGTTGAGAAGCCCAGCCCTTCCATTATTTCTTCTGCCCGCGACTGTACCGTATACCCGTCCAGGGCTTCAAACTCTTCCTGCAATTTCCCCAGCTTATCGACCAGTTCGTCGCGGTAGTTGGTCTCCATTTCGTGGAGTACCTCATCGATCTGGGTCTGCAATTTATTCTGCCGTTCAAACGCCTGCATCGCAACCGACAGGATGGAATCGTCAGTCTGGTAACTCAGCAGATCCTGGTTTAGGAAGCCCAGCGTCACATCGCCTGCTTTGGAAATGGTCCCGCCATCGGGCTGGTATTCGCCATTGATGATGCGCAGCAGCGTGGACTTGCCGGTGCCATTTAGACCAATGAGACCGATTTTCTGGTTAGGCTTAATGTGCAGCGAAGCGTTTTCATAGAGGGCGCGGCTGCCGAGATAATACGAGAGGTTCGTGATGGAAATCATGGACGCAAATTTACCAAAAATAGAACGGATACTTGCGTTATTAAATTCCGACCGCGTATATTTGCACCCGCAAACACAGCAAAAGCCTCCTTAGCTCAGCTGGTAGAGCGACGCATTCGTAATGCGTAGGTCGCAGGTTCGAATCCCGTAGGAGGCTCATTCATCCCCACTCAATTGAGTGGGGATTTTTATTATTGGCTATTCTCTACGGATAGCAACGCTACTCACAGAACAGGGTATAAGACGTAAACGGCCGTCTCAAGTCTACCCATTTTTAAACTACACTTAATTCCAGCTCGTCCTTTAACTGGGTGTAGTCGGCATAGAGCCGCTCAACCTGACGGGCAATTTCAGGAGTGAACGTGCCAACGTCCCGGCGGGTAACGGTCGACATATCGAAGCCGCGTAGCTGCAGAAAATATTTCGATACAATGGGGTAGACGTTGTGCATGACGTCCATATTATGGATCAGGAACTGCTGCACTTTTGCTACTTCTTGTTGCTGATCGGGGTTGTTGTAGTGCTGACAGAGCCAGACGATCAATTCCGGGAAGTAATTCCCCTGTATGCAGGACAGCCCCGCCGAACCGGCTTTGAGCGACTCCACGGCATGGACCATGTAGGCATCGTACAAACCAAAACCGGGCCGTGATGCCAGCCGCAGCTTCTCGGTAATCTGCCCGAGGTCAAGACTAGTGTCCTTGTGGTAGATAACCCGCCCCGTTGCCACAAACCGCCCTAACTGTTCGGGCGCGATCAGGCGTTTGTACGGTACGGGGCATTCATAAAAACCCACCGGGATGCCGGGCGTCTGGTCCAGCAGTTGAAAAACACGCTCATCAAAAGCGGAATCAGGCTCGGTCTCTTTAGCCAGCAGCCCCGTAATCAGAATTACGGCTTCCGTGCCGGTGTCGTGAACGCGCTTCACAAAATCAGCCTGTTCGTCGATAGGGCCACCGAAGGTTCCCGTAGCCACCACCGGTACGGCTCGGTTGGCTACTTTGATCACGTGGGCAATCACCTCCAGGCGTTCGGCCGGGGTCAGTTCGAACATCTCGCTCGACAGGCAATTGGCAAATAGACCGGCCGCACCGGCCTGCAGATAAAATTCGGTGAGCCGGGTCAGGGCGTCAAAATCAACGGAGCCATTTGCCGTAAACGGCGTGAGCATAACCGGAATGAACCCTTTGCGTGTTGTTTCTGGCTTAGTCATTGGAGAGTACCGTATCTTGTTGGGAATGGGGAGCCGTATGGCCTTTACGTTTAGTCAGCACAACGCCCACCAGAAAAATGGTGAGCGTACTGATCACGATAATCATGTTGCTGTGCAGGGGATTACGCAGGTAACCATACTCATCGGGAATCTGGCCCGAGAACGTCATCCACAGAATCACCAGCACGCCAATGGCCGTAGCAAGGAGCGCTTCGTGGCTGTTGGTGCGTCGGCTGATGAGGCCCAGCAGGAAGAGTCCCAGCATGCCGGACGCAAAAATACCGGAGAGTGTCCACCAGGTATCCAGAATACTTTTTACCCCAATCATGGCCAGGCCCGCAGTCAGGCCAAGCAGGCCCACCACCACCGTGGCGACGTGCAGAAGCATCAATTGCTTCCGGCTGGATGGGCTCGGGCTGATGTATCGTTTGTAGATATCCTCCGTAAAGACCGTTGCCGACGCATTCATTCCTGAACTGATGGTACTCATAGCCGCCGACAGAATGGCCGAAATAATCAGGCCCATCAGCCCCGTCGGCACGTTGGTCACCATGAAATGTGGCATTACCTTATCGCCATAGTCGGCGGGCTGGAGGGTAGCCGCCAGCCGCGACACCTCGGCAGCCGATGCCGTAGCGGGCAGCCGGTCGAGGGCTACTTTCTGCCTGATGGCGTCGATGAATTCGGGGTGGACCTGGTAGTAGGCGAACAGGCAGGAGCCGATAATAAAAAATAGCAGCGACGCGGGCACGTAAAGCCAGACGCAGAGCCAGAGCGACTTCGACGCTTCCTTGGCCGAGGCCGTGGTGTGGTACCGCTGGATGTAGTTCTGGTCCATCCCGAAATTGTTCAGATTGATAAAAAAGCCGTACAGCAGCACCACCCAAAACGTCGACTGCGTAAAATCAGCCGACAGGCTACCCAGGCTAAACTTATCGTTTTGAGCTCCAATATCCACAATGGTTGACACGCCCCCAGGCATGGCCTGCACAATCAGGTAGAGAATGAGCAGGGCACCAAAGGTTTTGACGACGGCCTGCACTACTTCCGTCCAGATTACGGCCTCCATACCGCCCATTACGGTGTACAAGATAATGCAAACGCCCACTACCAGCATGATTGTCTGCATCGAAAAGCCGGTAAGCGCCTGCAGACTCAGGGCAATTCCCAGAAAGATGGAGCCCATTCGGGCCAGTTGGGTCAGCAGGAAACAGACGACTGCATAGGTCCGGGCCCAAGGGCCAAAGCGGTGCTCGAAGTGGGTGTAGGCCGATATTTCGCCGGTGCGTCGGTAGAAAGGGATAAAAAACCGCGAAGCCGCGTAAGCCGCCAGCGGCATGGATAAACTAAAGACAAACGAGTTCCAGTTGCCCCCGTAGGCTTTCCCCGGTACGCCCAGAAAGGTGTTGCTGCTCAGAAACGTAGCATAGATAGACAGGCCCGTAGCCCAGCCCGGAATGAGCCCCGATGCCCTGGTAAACTGGTCAGCGTTTTTATTTTTTCGGGAAAAATAAACCCCAACCAGCACCATCGCTACCAGATAGGCAACAATAACGCCAAGGTCGAATAAGGGCAGGTTATTCATGGATAGTCAAGGGGTTAGGAACTCGACCAGGTCACAAAGCCCAGTCAGCCAGAAAAGGAAGTCCAGGGATTGGGCTACTTCATGGTTTATTAAAAATCCGTTTTCCTAAAGAATGCAGGCCGGTATCTAACTGGCTGTCATACCGATTACTAATTACAGTCTTTCTCCCGTTGACGCTCTTTGTGAATAGTTATTCCTTTGGCTATCAGTCTTCTTTATTTCTCCTAACTCCTAAATCTTCATAAAATGGATACGTTTGTTGATATTCACTGCCACCCTTATTCGAAGCCATTCGGCCAGAGTCAGCCTAAAAGTCACCAGAGTCCATCGCGTGATAATAGAACCAGTATCTGGCATCATGACCCACCCACGCTACTAGATAAGCTGCAGAATTTTATACTGACGCTTACCCGCTTTCGGCAGGCTGACCTGACCGCTTCAGGCCGGGGTAACGTTCGGGTTGTAGTCAATTCTCTTTACCCGCTTGAACGGGGCTTTTGCCGGAATAAACTCGGGACGGGTGTACCCGCCGATGAGGCAATAAATCTGGCAACGGCTTTTGGCAAGAAATACATTGACCGGGTTCAGGCGATCACGTCATCAGATAGCTATTGCACGGAGCTCAATGAGCAATACGCTTTCATGCGTGAAATGGACGGTAAGGTCATTGAACTGTCCGGAGGCCAGAAAGCCCGATATGTCTTAACCAAGAATTATGAAGATGTTGAGACGCTGGTAAAAAATACCGATACCCCCGATGTCATTACGCTGGCCGTAATGCTATCCATTGAAGGAGCACACGTATTTAGCTGCGGAATCGACAATAAAGGTGTTGAAGCGAGCATTCTGGAAA is from Spirosoma taeanense and encodes:
- a CDS encoding sodium:solute symporter — its product is MNNLPLFDLGVIVAYLVAMVLVGVYFSRKNKNADQFTRASGLIPGWATGLSIYATFLSSNTFLGVPGKAYGGNWNSFVFSLSMPLAAYAASRFFIPFYRRTGEISAYTHFEHRFGPWARTYAVVCFLLTQLARMGSIFLGIALSLQALTGFSMQTIMLVVGVCIILYTVMGGMEAVIWTEVVQAVVKTFGALLILYLIVQAMPGGVSTIVDIGAQNDKFSLGSLSADFTQSTFWVVLLYGFFINLNNFGMDQNYIQRYHTTASAKEASKSLWLCVWLYVPASLLFFIIGSCLFAYYQVHPEFIDAIRQKVALDRLPATASAAEVSRLAATLQPADYGDKVMPHFMVTNVPTGLMGLIISAILSAAMSTISSGMNASATVFTEDIYKRYISPSPSSRKQLMLLHVATVVVGLLGLTAGLAMIGVKSILDTWWTLSGIFASGMLGLFLLGLISRRTNSHEALLATAIGVLVILWMTFSGQIPDEYGYLRNPLHSNMIIVISTLTIFLVGVVLTKRKGHTAPHSQQDTVLSND
- a CDS encoding bestrophin family protein; its protein translation is MVDYNPKEWLQFILAFNRADTVRKLLPALIGVGIYSFVVVHLIEIVGFSDNLHLKNLSILHTLLSFVISMLLVFRTNTAYDRWWEGRKLWGALVNNSRNLSLKLHQLLGPDQTEARLFFQAMIPNFAFALKNHLRHLPIEDEFQPTPSFVLAHLQPNEHVPQQIAMAIFGRINEAQRQGLFLPEHVLVVNPEVQSLMDICGACERIRNTPIPYSYSSFIKKFIFIYCLTLPLGYVSNLHYLVIPFVVFVFYVLASLEIIAEEIENPFGEDANDLPIDSICKGIRTTVSQTFKPSVVAEQSL
- a CDS encoding dihydrodipicolinate synthase family protein, with protein sequence MTKPETTRKGFIPVMLTPFTANGSVDFDALTRLTEFYLQAGAAGLFANCLSSEMFELTPAERLEVIAHVIKVANRAVPVVATGTFGGPIDEQADFVKRVHDTGTEAVILITGLLAKETEPDSAFDERVFQLLDQTPGIPVGFYECPVPYKRLIAPEQLGRFVATGRVIYHKDTSLDLGQITEKLRLASRPGFGLYDAYMVHAVESLKAGSAGLSCIQGNYFPELIVWLCQHYNNPDQQQEVAKVQQFLIHNMDVMHNVYPIVSKYFLQLRGFDMSTVTRRDVGTFTPEIARQVERLYADYTQLKDELELSVV
- a CDS encoding ABC-F family ATP-binding cassette domain-containing protein codes for the protein MISITNLSYYLGSRALYENASLHIKPNQKIGLIGLNGTGKSTLLRIINGEYQPDGGTISKAGDVTLGFLNQDLLSYQTDDSILSVAMQAFERQNKLQTQIDEVLHEMETNYRDELVDKLGKLQEEFEALDGYTVQSRAEEIMEGLGFSTDDLQKPLRQFSGGWRMRVMLAKLLLQKPSLLMLDEPTNHLDLPSIQWVEKYIQTYEGAVIVVSHDREFLDNVIDVTVEVANAKLNYYAGNYSFYLEEKALRNEIQKGAYENQQAKIRQTERFIERFKAQATKAKQAQSRVKQLARMDRIDDVIDESARVNFKFQFSTQPGRHILHLDDITKAYGPKRILTRADIRLERGDKVALIGANGRGKSTLLRIISGSEPVNEGRRQLGHNVSFSFYAQHQLESLSVEDTLLDELKHANPTKTEGELRGVLGCFLFSNDEVFKKIKVLSGGEKSRVALAKVLLSQANFLLLDEPTNHLDMQSVNILIQALEQYEGTYVVVSHDRYFVSQIANKIWYIEDEQIKEYPGTYDEYEWWMEERKAEGTGPATQSNEQLRETPKPQAPGPKPQSTDEERKEWQRTLKKLTQQAEESETKIGQLEERKKRLEAELADPATYGDDKLMQAKNDEYRRVMVQIDQLQNEWETAMLEVEEWEKKLN